The following are encoded in a window of Vespula pensylvanica isolate Volc-1 chromosome 2, ASM1446617v1, whole genome shotgun sequence genomic DNA:
- the LOC122627081 gene encoding geranylgeranyl pyrophosphate synthase produces MEIDNSNTPYSKNGNREQDKILLQPFNYIVQIPGKQVRTKLTNAFNYWLKIPDNKLQAVGSIIQMLHNSSLLLDDIQDNSILRRGIPVAHSIYGVPSTINAANYVLFISLEKVLSLNHPEATQVYTEQILELHRGQGMEIYWRDNYICPSESEYKHVTVKKTGGLFNLAVRLMQLFSTCKEDFSKLAGIIGLYFQIRDDYCNLCDQEYTENKSYCEDLSEGKFSFPIIHAIKSHPGDSQIMNILRQRTKNVEVKRYCVNLLEKFGSFAYTRQVLESLDKKARDEIDRLGGNPLLIKLLDEIINWKSPET; encoded by the exons atggaAATAGACAATAGTAATACACCTTATTCAAAAAACGGTAATCGCGAACAAGATAAG atATTGCTTCAaccatttaattatattgttcAAATTCCTGGGAAACAAGTAAGAACTAAATTAACAAATGCCTTTAATTATTGGTTGAAAATACCAGATAATAAACTTCAAGCTGTTGGGAGTATAATACAAATGCTACATAATTCAAGTCTCCT GCTTGATGATATTCAAGATAATTCTATTTTAAGAAGAGGCATTCCAGTAGCACATTCCATTTATGGCGTGCCAAGTACCATAAATGCTGCAAATtatgtcttatttatttccttagAGAAGGTACTTTCCTTAAACCATCCTGAG GCAACACAGGTATATACAGAACAAATTTTAGAGCTTCACAGAGGTCAAGGCATGGAAATATATTGGagagataattatatttgtccTTCTGAATCAGAATATAAACATGTGACTGTTAAAA AAACTGGTGGACTCTTCAATTTGGCTGTAAGATTAATGCAACTATTTTCTACTTGCAAGgaagatttttcaaaactaGCAGGAATTATAGGTCTTTACTTTCAAATACGAGATGACTACTGTAATTTATGTGATCAAGAA TatacagaaaataaaagttattgtGAAGATTTATCTGAAGGAAAATTCAGTTTTCCTATTATTCATGCAATAAAAAGTCATCCTGGAGATAGTCAAATAATGA atattttaaggCAACGAACTAAGAATGTTGAAGTAAAACGTTATTGTGtcaatttattagaaaaatttggaTCATTTGCTTATACAAGACAAGTTCTTGAATCGCTTGATAAAAAAGCTAGAGATGAAATAGACCGCCTTGGAGGAAATCCATTATTGATAAAACTTTtagatgaaattataaattggaAGTCTCCAGAAACTTGA